A single genomic interval of Hydractinia symbiolongicarpus strain clone_291-10 chromosome 8, HSymV2.1, whole genome shotgun sequence harbors:
- the LOC130654683 gene encoding DNA repair protein XRCC2-like encodes MASSETAAQLFTRLSARPLFQHLENRFFDSVTEKDKDLRGVEIFGEASSGKTEMVLHLIINTIIPKKWKHLEVGGRGLGVLLIDLDCKFPMIRFLCLLEKKLEHCISISNSTEPGTGNIIVKEFIDTCLQRFFKLDCFSTIELIVSLKASERFLEDNPEIFLLIIDNASSFYWSDNLSCGQSNQYVSVMIKILKDIIQNYGMVVVLTRSYEEKSKYSKQSAWWELCNYRYHLQRDTEFFNNKEASICVCSMLHPTHYKVKFTWTENGLKFLA; translated from the exons ATGGCCTCCTCAGAGACAGCCGCTCag TTATTTACCCGATTATCTGCTAGACCTCTGTTTCAACACTTAGAAAATCGATTTTTTGATTCTGTAACAGAAAAGGACAAAGACTTGCGTGGAGTTGAAATTTTTGGAGAGGCTTCCTCTGGTAAAACTGAAATGGTATTACATTTAATAATCAATACAATAATTCCAAAGAAATGGAAGCATTTGGAAGTTGGTGGAAGAGGGCTAGGTGTTCTTCTTATTGACCTGGATTGTAAATTCCCTATGATCAGGTTTTTGTGTTTGCTTGAAAAAAAACTAGAGCATTGTATTTCTATATCCAATTCAACTGAACCAGGAACAGGGAATATAATTGTAAAGGAATTTATAGACACTTGcttacaaagattttttaaattggatTGCTTTTCTACGATAGAACTTATTGTAAGCCTCAAGGCATCAGAAAGATTTCTAGAAGATAACCCTGAAATCTTCCTACTGATTATAGACAATGCATCATCATTTTACTGGTCCGATAATTTAAGCTGTGGTCAGTCAAATCAATATGTTTCTGTTATGATCAAAATTCTTAAAGATATAATTCAAAACTATGGAATGGTTGTGGTTCTGACAAGGTCTTATGAAGAAAAAAGTAAGTATAGTAAACAATCGGCTTGGTGGGAATTATGCAACTACCGATATCATTTACAGAGAGACACtgaattttttaacaacaagGAAGCTTCGATATGTGTTTGCTCAATGCTTCATCCTACACATTATAAAGTTAAATTCACTTGGACAGAAAATGGATTGAAATTTTTAGCATAG